The window GTCAGCAGATCAGCAATCTCACTCACGCGCCGCTTCGCTTCTCTCCAGATTGTTGAACGCTCAGGAGAACAATTATCAACCTCACCTTTAAGGCGAGAGAGGTAGATAATGGGCCAGAAGACAGTCGCCTGAACACCTTCTAGAAACAGGAAGCGAACGAGCCGATGCTGCACCACCTGATAGACGCGCAAGAATTCCTTACGGACCTCCGGATCCTTGATCTCACCAATAACTTCTAGTAATTGGTGTCGTCGAGGGCCGCGTCGGTAAAAGAATGCGAACAGGAAAAACTCAGCTACGTTCAACATATGCGCTGTGCGTATCATCCCGTTGAGGGAATCCCGCATCTGCTGGTAGGCGGGTAGTTCATACGGCAATCCATGCTGCCACATGTAGTCAAATAGCTGATCCCGAATGGTGAAGATGTCTTCCCTGAAATCGTCGACTCGGGTTCGGCGGTACAGAAATGAGTACGCGAACCAGGCCACTCCGACCCACAGGAAAAACTGAATGACCTGGACATATTGAGTCTCGGTCATGACTTATTTCTCCTTCCTTTTCCGTTTCCAACCGGAGTCTTTGGGCTTCCGCCCCGCCGGCTGCGGCTCCCTGGGCCGGGGGTATTCCTCTAAACCGCTCGATGTCCGATCTGGATCCTTCTCCTTCTCTAATTCCTCGACTCGCATGTGCTCGCGGGCCACTGCTTTCTTGCGAACTCTCCGCTCACGTGCCCACAAGCCTCCGAAGGCGGCTGCTAGGGCAGCGGGTAAGACCACATGGAGCTTGAGGTTAGTTATAATGTTGAACATGATCTCGATCACAGTCTGTTTGCCCGCTGTCTCCCGCAGAGATAGTGGAAACACCATGTAGATAATCGCGACCACAACCGCGGCCTTGACCACGAGCCAGATGGTACGAAAAATGAGAACAATGATAGCAAAGCGCCGGTCGTGGTTGGGATCCCACTCCTCATGCCGATTGGGCCCTTTATCGTTCGTCATTGGCCCCCCAGGCAACAGATCTTGACCCAGAAGGCCATTAGGCCACCGGGTGGATTGCGTTCTTGTGCGCTTTAAACTTCTTAATGTCAGCCCCAGTAAATACGTAGTGACCGCTTGAGTCCTTCTTTTTTTTGACCGCCACCTTGCCGGTCTCAATCCAGCGAACAATCGTTGCTGGGTGAACGCCGAGATTCTGCGCGATCTCCTTCAAGCTGTAGATGCTTCGTGAAGCCATACGCAATCCTAGAGTGGTGAAAGGAACACTACAATCTCCCATGGCCTGCTCTACAACTTTGCAGAGCTTTACAGAACTTCACATTTGTTAGTATACCGAGAGTTGTCAATTTGTCAATGGTAAGCCTCTTCCAATATGAAATGAGCCTGAACAGGGACCTGTTTCCAACATGAAATGAGCCTGAAGGAATCCTGGATCCCGTTCATGATGAGGGGATGAAAACCATCATTGAGCACGGCCTCCAATCGTCACGTACCCTGGTATTCATAATCTCGGCCACATCGCTTCGGTCCGATTGGACACTAATGGAGCGAAACACGGCCCTGTTCCGAGATCCGGCAAACCAACAGCGTCGTTTTGTCCCAGTACTGATCGATGATTGCAAACACCAGTTCCCTGACACCCTGCGAAGATTCCGACACATTGACTTACGGCGGATGACGAAGAGAAACTACCAGGAGCTTCTAGAATCATGCCGGACCGCTGAAAAGCGGTGTCGTGATTGACTTGACCACCTTCTGCGACTCCATTCAATCGCCAGGGGAATGGGTTTCTCACATCGTCAGTTGACGTAATTGGATCGCCTCAGTAGAATCTGGGGAGGAAAACGGACTGCGCCTTTTAGTTAAACCATGCGGTTCCAAATTCTTCTTATTCTCAACCTCCATAACCGCCGCGTTTTCAATCGATTGAGACATTTCCCCTCGAGCTCACTTAGGTTAGGCCCTTGTCTTGACGCTCTCGACCATCGTGCTATCCTGAATAATAGCATTAGTTTCAGCACGACTGCACCCTTTAACTACTTCGTGCAGTCCGATCTCATCCTTTAACAAACTCCCCTCTATGCCAAGTCCGAAATACACCCAGCGACTTCCCAAGTATTTGACTCAGAACGACATACGGGCTTTCTTCGGGGTTATTCAGGACCCGCGAGATCGCGCGCTCTTCGCGGTGATCTACCACTACGGCCTGCGGGTCAGCGAAGTGGGCCTCCTCGAACGGGACGACATCGACCTGGAGCGCGGGCGAATCGTCGTCAAGAGGGTGAAGGGGGGCCTCTGGGCGGAAAGACCCCTCTTCTCGGCAACCAGAGCCCTCCTGGAAGTCCACTTCAGCCGGCCGGGGGTCAACGGTCACACGGCCTTGTTTCCGGGACGATTGGATGCGCTTAAGAAGCGCCAGATCCAGGCTCTCTTCGCCCGGTACCGGGATGCCGCGTGCATCCCCCGCCGTTTGACCTGCCACTCGTTGCGGCACGCCATCGCGACGCACCTCCTGGACGCCGGCGTGTCTCTCGAGTTCGTTCAAGACCATCTCGGGCACCGGAGTATCAAGAGCACGAGCATCTACGCACGGATCACGGACCAGCACCGCACGGCGATATTCCGCGAGCTCGAGGCGTCACCGTGGATTGTGCACCCAGGGCACACGGCTTACACGGGGTAGAAGGAGAACAGCCATGAGACAAAAGTTTCGGATGCTAGCGGCTTTCATCGTAGTGTCTTTCGCAGTTGGTGTTGGATGCGGCGGGGACGATGGCGGGACTACTCCCGTCGTGGATGTGAGGCCGCCAGCGGCTGTTTCGGATCTTGCCGGAACAGTCGAAGAAACCTCGGCGACTTTCACGTGGACTGCACCCGGCGATGATGGCATGGCAGGTAGGGCTGCGGTCTACGACATGCGGTACTCGACCAGCCCGCTTACCGAGGAAATTTGGAGCGATGGCGCACAAGTCGTTGATCGCAAGCCAAAGGAAGGTGGATCACTGGAGATTGAGGTCCTCTACCGCCTGCCTGCCGATACGACGCTCTTCTTCGCGCTTAAGACTTCGGATGAGGTACCGAACTGGTCCGGGATCTCGAATGTGGTTGAGATAAGAACGAGATTGCCGCGACTCATCCGCGTAACAACCAGCGACCGCGACGACGGGTCGCCGACGTGGTCTCCCGACAACACGAGAATCGCGTACGCAAGAGGGAGCACTCCCGAAGGCTTCGGGAGATTGAACATCTTCGTGGTTCCATCGGGTGGCGGAGACGAGACGTGGCTGACCGGAGAGCCCTGGGACGACTCCATGCCTTCCTGGTCGCCGACCGGCGAGCGGATCGCGTTCTACTCCGGCCGGGTCAGCGGTTACAACGGTACGAATATCGTGAACGTCGAGACGAGAGAGCTCGGCCACATCACCACGGATCCACCAGCCGACAGTCGCATCGCCTGGTCACCGGACGGAACCAAGATCGCCTATTCCGGTCGTGATCCTGGCAACGGATCGGGGATCTGGGTCGTGTCGGCTGAAGGCGGCAGAGCCACCCGGATCACTCCAGACCCTTCTAATACTTACGGATTCGTCCTCGCTTGGTCACCGGACGGTGAGATGATCGCCTACTCAAGTCCAGGTGATGAGGAGGATGGGGATAGGGACATCTGGGTGATCCCGGCCGCCGGGGGTCAGCCCAGGCGGATAGCGTACTACGTGGGCGATGAAGTACAGCCCACATGGTCCCCCGATGGGAAGTGGATCGCATACACGCGAGTGCTCGGCGGGAACTACGACATCTGGATGATCGCGGTGGACGGTGGCCAAGCCGTTCGGTTGACGACCGATCCAGCGCAAGATGTGCAGCCGGCATGGTCCCCGGACGGAAGTAGGATCGCGTTCTCGTCGAACCGAAGCGGCAACTCGAACATCTGGACTTTGCAGGTGGATCCGTTGAGGACCGATGAGCGATGACACTGCGGGACTTAGTGACCGGAAGTGGTGCGGGCCGGAGGGGTGGTGCCCGGCTGCTCGCAGCCGCGGAGACCGTCACCGTACCGGGTCCCACGGGGGGGATCCGGGGCGAGTCCTCGTGAAGGCCGTCGCAGGGTTTTGGCCAAGACTGCCAAGGAGGAGAACATGAAACGCTACCTGGGAATCCTTGTTATCTGGCTGCTCTTAGGATGCGGCGGGAGTGATCATGAGCCGAGTGGTTCTACCGGACCGAGTGATCCTCCCCCGACCTGTAACTTCCTATTTGATTTCGAATCCGGAATCGAAGGATGGCAGGCGAGCGGGTGGTCGAGAGCGTCGGATGATGCGTACGTCGGTGCCTTCTCCATGACTTCGGCATCGTATACGAGACCCGAACGCCATTGTGGTGAACAGCTGTATTTCTATCCAGATCGCGAACTCATTCTCACTTCCGGCATCGATCTCTCGGAATGTTCGTCGGCGACTATGACCTTTTGGCACAAGCTCCGCGTTCAGAGCATCCGTGGGGTCTCCACTCCTTTCTGCCAATGGGAGGATGGACGAATGCAATGGTGCACCGTGGAGATCAGTCTGAACGGCGATCCGTGGATAACCATCGACTCGTTTGGATTTGATCGAGTCGTCAATGGCTGGACAAAAGTGAGGATACCGCTGGATTCGTACGTGGGACCGGGCTCGAGTAATGTTCGACTCGCGTTCCGGATGGCAGCGGGATACTCGCAATGGACGAACTGCCTCTGGCGCATCGATCGAATCGAGATCGAGGACAGCTGACAGGGATCGGGGGTGTAGTGAGAACTGTCCACTCCGGTGACTCTGGATCGCGGCGGACTGTATGGTGACGGGGTCCCTGCTGGACTGGACGGACTCACCGTAGCACGAGGGGCCGCCCAGGCAAGCGTTCGGTCCGAAGGCAAAAGGGGCTCCTTCAAGCAGAAAGAGTCCTGTCTTCTTCTACAGGCAATTCCCTCGCCCCTCTGTTCACGGGAGGAGAGGTTTACACGTAGACCCAGTCGAGCGGAGGTATGAGATTGCGTTTCTGACCGACAAGAAATCAGATTCTACGCCCCCAGAAGGATTTCTACAGAGCTGAGGCACAACACATCCGGTTGCGTGGACGCAACCGAAAACGTATTCTCATGTGGCGATCTGGACCAATCACGGAAGGAGGCCGCATGCCTGATCCCTTGTTGGCCAACATATTCTCTCATTGGCACAAGCCTTATGACGATTTCGAAACCTCAACCCTTGAATTCTACTCCGCGGTCGAAGCAGCCCTAAAGCGGCGTAGGATTCCCAAGATTGTGACTTCGAGGGTGGATTGGCGGGAGGGCGGCATCGGCACCCCGAAACGAAAATACCTTCGGGTGACTCGGGAGGATATGGCCTTCGATATTTGCGCCGCTCCGTTTGGCACCGGATTCTTTTTCTCATGGTGGCTCGGAACAACCGGTTCCGGCTTTATTCACTGGGTAATTGTGATCCTTCCCTCCCTCGCCTTTCTTCAGTTCGTGCAGAGCAGAGACGCTGGCCATGACTTGTTGGGTTTCCTTGCCTTTTTTATCCTCCTCTCCCCCTTCCTACGACTTGTAGCGCTCGTGAGTCGCAAGTATGGGCCGGGCGTTGATGATGCCGTGGGACGGATTCCGGTGATCGGGTTTCTTTATCGAGCCCTCTTCACTCGTATCACCTACCACAGAATCGACACGATGCTCATGTTCCAGTCTGTCGTCCAATCAGCGGTCTGCGAAGTCATCGACGGTCTGACGAAGGCGAAAGGATTAAGGGTACTTGGGGATGACGAGAAGAAGCCGATTATGCGAGATCTATTCAAACGATAGAGGGAGATCAACAAGGTGACGGATAGGCGTGATGCCTCTCCATGGTTGAAAACTGAGCTGCGGGCGGAATCCTTCTTGCCGACCCAAATGGAACTTCTCACGGCTCAATTCTATATCTGGGAAGTACGCGGAAGAGGTTGGATTGTACACCCCACTCCTGTTGCGCTGGAGCCGCCGTTTGTCCCCTTCCCATTTCATTGGGTGCCAAGGGCTGGTCGAAGAATCGACGATGGGTGCAAACCAACGTTTCTCTCGAAAATCGCCCAACAATTCGACCAACTTGTTCATGGCAGGCAGGACGACTCTTTAACATACAACGATGAGAATCTTATTCTCGAAGAACCCGAACTTGAGACGGATGAGGATGATTCCCCGATTGTAGAACTGCGCCTGTCCGCTCCTCCCATGCTGAAGACTCCGCGCGAAGCCGTGATCCAGTTCCTCTCAAGCCTTCCGGTCGCCGTTCATCCGCTGACGTTTGAAATCGTGGGTCTGTCAGATGTGATCACTGCACAGATCACGGTTCGTGAACCCGACGCACGGTTCATCGAGCAGCAACTAAGAGCGTATTTCCCCGACGTCGTCGTGACTCGCGAGGTCGAGTATCTGCGATCCTGGTGGCACGAAGCCGGGGAAGCGTCAAGCATCATCGTCGACTTCGCCCTCTCCAACGAGTTCATGCTTCCGCTTAAGACATTCAAGGGCTTTGACATTGACCCGCTGATCGCAGTGGTGTCTGCACTCTCCAATCTCCAACTGGGCGAAGTGGGCATCCTTCAGATCATGTTCCAGCCCACGCGTCATCCCTGGGCCGAAAACGTCATGCGGTCCGTGACAGATCATGAAGGCAAAGCCTTCTTTATGGATGCCCCAGAAATCACAAGGGCTGCGAAAGACAAGGTTGCACATCCTCTCTTCGCCGCAGTGATCCGAATCGGGATTAAGAGCTCTTATTTGGACCGCGCATGGGATATCGCTCGGGCGCTCGGGGGGAGTCTGCGGAATCTCGCGAATCCTGCCGGAAACGAACTCATCCCTCTAACAAACGATGGTTACGACAGCGACGAGCATGAAGAGGATCTTCTTCGAAGGCGGACTCGTCGTAGCGGAATGCTTTTAAACTCCGAAGAACTCGTTACATTAGTCCACCCTCCGTCGGCATCTGTAAGAGCGGAGAAATTAAAGCGGCAGGACCGGAAGACGCGCGCCGCCCCAGCCATTGCCACGGGCGACGGGCTCTTGCTCGGCACAAACATCCACGCCGGCCGGTCGACCGAGGTAACTTTATCTGCCGACCAGCGCTCGAAACACTTGTACACGGTGGGTGCTTCTGGTACGGGCAAGTCGACCCTGCTCTTAAACCTCATCATTCAGGATTTGCGAAATGGAGAAGGGATTGCTGTCCTCGACCCACACGGGGACCTGATTGACCGGATCATTGAGCAGGTGCCCGATGAAAGGATCGACGATGTCATTCTGTTCGATCCGGCCGATGCTGACTTCCCTGTCGGATTCAATATCCTTTCGGCCCATTCTGAACTTGAACGGACGCTTCTCTCCTCCGATCTCGTTTCCGTCTTCAGGAGGCTCTCAACCTCCTGGGGGGATCAAATGACCTCGGTACTTGGGAACGCGATCCTGGCGATCCTCGAAAGCAGCCGAGGAGGAACCCTTCTCGATCTCAGGCGGTTCCTGGTGGAGAAACGATTCCGGGAGGAATTCCTAGCGACAGTTCAGGATCCCGATGTTGTTTATTACTGGCGTAAAGAGTTTCCGCTTTTAAAAGGGACACCCCAAGTCTCGATTCTGACGCGACTGGATACATTTCTTCGGCCGAAACTCGTGCGGTACATGGTGGCACAGAAAGATGATCGCCTTGATTTTCGAGGAATGATGGATCAAGGCAAGATCTTCCTTGCCCGGCTTTCCCAGGGAGCTATTGGTGAGGAGAACGCCTTTCTACTCGGAACGCTGCTTGTTTCAAAACTCCAGCAGACCGCAATGAGTCGACAGGAACTCGCCGAAGCGGGCCGTCGTCCCTTCTACCTATACATTGACGAATTCCAGAACTTCATCACGCCGACGATGGAACAGATACTCTCCGGCGCCCGGAAGTACCGGCTGGGTTTGATACTGGCACATCAGGATTTAAGACAGCTTGCCAGCAAGAGTCCCGAGGTTTTGAACTCCGTCATTTCGAACCCATATACGCGAATCTGTTTCCGGGTAGGCGACCAAGACGCCCGAAGACTCGAGGATGGCTTCGCATCATTCGATGCCACCGATCTTCAGAACTTAAGCACGGGTCAGGCGATCTGTCGCACAGAGCGAGCAGAGTTTGACTTCAGCCTTAACACAGCAGGGTTGCCACCTATAGATGCTACGTCTGTTGAGGCGCGCCGAAAGGCGATCGTTGAACAATCCCGAGCGAAGTACGCCAGGAGACGCGATGAGGTCGAAGAGATACTCCGCGCGGCTGCCCCTGAGAACACGCGCGACCTGGGCGTTCCAACGGGCGCAAAGAAACCCTCGGAGACAATTCCTGAACCCATCGTCAGGTCAACTTATAGCGAAACAGAAGCAGCAAAAGCGAGGAAGGCGCCCAATCATGTTCCGGCCCTGTCATTGCCTCCTACCCAAGGACGCGGAGGACGCCAGCACAAGTACCTTCAGGAGCTAGTCAAACGGTGGGCTGGTTCCCGGGATTGGAGGGCAACGATCGAGGAGAAGACCCTTGATGGTCTCGGCAGTGTGGACGTTGCTTTACGGAAAGGCGATCGGTCCGTCGCCTGTGAAATCGCCGTCACGACGGATGCCGAGCACGAAATAGAAAACATCCAGAAATGTCTCGCGGCTGGCTTCGAGCTCATCTTGCTTATCTCATCTGACAAGAAGACGCTGTCCAAAGTGCGGTCTATTGTTTTCTCAGAGTTTGCAGAGGAGAGCCGTGATCGCGTCCACATCTGTACTCCGGAGGACGCATTCGCTTTCCTGGAAAACATCGAGGCAGAGACGGCAGGGTCTAACAAGACAGTTCGGGGATACAAGGTTAATGTGAAATACAAAGCGGTTGGTGAACAGGAGAAGTCGGCCAAGCGACAAGCTGTGTCGCGAGTTATCGCAAAGGCATTTAGTCGTTTGAAAAAGTAGGAAAAGGAGAAAGCGCATGGATACCCGAAGCCGAGATCCCAATGAAATAAAGTCGCGTCTGAGACCAGAATGGATGAATGGCCTTGGCACACTTCTGATCGGGATTGGAGCTCTATTCACGCCGCTCGTCGTCGGTTCCATGACCGCGTCCATCACTAAATCCAACAGCGAAAGCGAAGTGGGTGTGCGAATGATTGAAGTAGCCGTGGATTTGCTGAAGCAGTCTCCGGACTCACTCGGGCGCGATCGTGATAGCAAGGAATGGGCAAGGAAGATAGTCAACAACTACTCTCCCATCCCGCTGCCTGAAGACGCCGTTTTAACAAGCTCGGCTCTGCGTGTAGTGGGCCCAGATCGCGTGATTAATTTCTCACTGACTCCGGACAGTCTCATCGCCGATGTGAACCTCTTTCAGAATCCAGACCAGCCCGTTAATCAATGGAACGCTCCATCTGCACAACCTATGATGACCATCATGGAACCTAACCGCCCTTCGAAGCGAAGGCTCTTCGGACAGTATCTGCTGGGCAATCCACAGTGCGCACGGTTTCTTCTTCCCCGGACAGATCTCGGCAGAAAGCTGCGCATCGTCTTAGAGATGGTTCATCCCGAGATGAAAGATTCTGGATGGCCTGTCCAAGAAATCTCGAATTACTGGCGAAGTGAGGGTCCTAGTCTTCATGTCCAGGTGACTCTGGAGAACGACATCCTGGTCACCAGGCGATGGTAACAGATGGGCTACCGGGCGAATTAAATAGAGGTAGTGAAGGGTGATTCAGAACCCGCATTTATCCACCGGCGAAACCAGGATCCGAGGGGCGTGTTTGGCAAAGACTCAGACATTCCGATCGCCTGGATAGAAGGTGGTCGTACGTTTCTTTCGATAGAGATCTGTCAGGACAAATATGAACGCCCCGCTCCAGCGAATTCTCGGTTTATCATAGCGGGAGGAGGAAATCTCTGGGAACCTCCGTTCAATGGTCCCGAGCTGAAGCGAGGAACTCAGAGAGGTCATGTGTGTGGTGCTCTACTTCGATGGAGTAATTTTCAGGACTTCCAGGTTGTGTGGCACGATCCGACCAATGATTGTGCAGTGGCAGGATGGGTCTGGTCTCCAATCAGGGAACTTTTCAGCGAACGAAGGGGCACCTACTGTGACGACCGGGAAGGGAAATACCATTATCAGGCCAAGCATTGGCCATAAAGAGTCATAATATCACCCCACTCCCTGGCGCTATTGGATCCTGCAGTTTTGTCCAATCGAAGCATGGAACAGATAATTCTATCGGGATGTGATCTGATGCGCACAGGAGCACAAGCAGAACCCACTTCCAAGTTTGTTGGTATCTGGATCTGGGTATCCACCATGGACCATGTAAAGGATGAGAATTCCGATCAGCACGAGCGTCAAGTTTATATGTACGTCGAGATAATAAATACCCTGATTATTGGAGCCTCCTTGGAGTTTTTATGATCTTCTTCCCTGCACCCAGACACTGTTATGTCTAATCTAATAAGGGATTAGAGCTAACGACCCGCAAGATGTCGTTTGGGGCAACGCCTTTGGTTGTGTTGCCTGACGGTATATCCTACACTACTTTGAGTATGGGCTTTTCTGGAATCCCAATTTTTTATTTAGGTCTGCTGACCAGGAATTATGAATAGAATCCGTCTCAGGCAACCATACACCCAGGCGAGGTTCTACAGTACTAAACAAGATATGATGCGAATTCTGATGACAACTAGGAGAACGAGGCAAAGACCTAGCATTCGTGGATGTCATTGATGCAGGCATCATGGAAGTGGTGAAATATAATGCCGAATCTCAAGTATCAAGGCTGAATCTGAAAGTGACTTTAAGTTTACAGATCATGTTCATTTATGGACGAATTTTAACTTGTTTGAGAGGAAACGGATTATGACCACAAACGAGCACCCCTGGCGGGATTGGATCCCAGGTGTATTATCCAAGAATCAAGTTCGTCAGCTCATACGTTGCGGGCATCTTCGGGGTGTTGATGAGGATAGCGAGGCCATCGGCAATGCTTCGTTTGATCTTAGCTTGGCAGATCTAGGTTATGTTTGCATGAGAGGGTCCATTAAGCCGTTCGGCGGTCCATATGAAGAACCGATAAAGCGGGACGGATTAATTGATCGTTTAGAACCTCAACCAGACGGCACATACATCCTTAAAGCCAAACAAACCTACCTTTTCAAGGTTGCGCAGAGACTTTGCATTCCGTCGGAGGCACAAATCTATGGCCAGGCGACAACAAAGAGTTCCATTGGCCGGATGGACGTCCTCGCCCGACTTGTGATTGAACAAATGACTGATTACGACACCTATAGACCTCTTAAAAATGGCCAATCGTTCGGGGATATGTTTCTTGAGATCACTCCGATAACATTTCCGGTACGGGTCCGTCCTGGCCTCGCTCTCACTCAGCTCCGATTGTTCTACGATGACCCCCAGAGTGTAGAGATCCAAAGTAATCAGCTCTATTCCAATATTCTCGCGGCGGATGGAGAAGAAGTCGACGGAACACTATCAGTCGATCTCTCTCCAATTACCGTGTCAGGCGAGGCTGTCTCGGCGTTCTCTGCCCGACCTGTAGAACCAGGCGGTGATCCGCTACCTCTTTGGCAGGAGGAGGATCCTCAACACAGGCTAGATCCGTGCAAGTACTGGCAATTCGAAAGACTGGATCAACAAGGACGCCTCACGATTAAGGAGCGTGACTTCTACATTCTTCGTTCGCGGGAGCACATTGCAGTTCCGAAAGGTATTGCCGTTTACTGCCGGGCATTTGACGAAACCTTCGGTGAGATGCGCATTCACTATGCTGGATTCGTCCATCCACTCTTCGGTCGGGAACGCGCGGATGGGGTACGCGGAACCCCCCTAATATTCGAAGTTCGCGGTCACGACGTGAATGTCAGTCTCCGGAATGGCGAGAAGATGGCCCGGCTAACTTTCTATAGGATGTCAGAGGATGTTGAAAATGCGGACCAATCATACAACGACCAATTACTCCAGCTTTCAAACCGATTTGCACCTTGGCCCGAGTGTATCAAAGTCGATCCAGATGGGAGCGTCCGGCCTGTCAAAGAGGCCGACTCGTAATCTCCAGATTGTCAGACTCACAGCCGATGACGCGATTCGAGAGACTGATTCTCTTCGAGACTTCAAGGTGTTCGCGGGACGAAGCATCGGACACTATCCTTCAATCCAGCCATGGATCTCCACGAAGGTGGTCCCGGGGATCCGAAGGGACACACGAGCAGTGTATGTCGGCTACCTTGACGGTTTGCCGATCGCTACAGCAGTCGCGAAGCTTGGTCCAGATGCTAAATTCTGTCATCTCCGCATCAGTCCCGAGATGCGGGATCAACATCTCGGTGAGCTTCTATTCTCCCTCATGACAATGGATGTCCGAAACACCGCCCGATCGGTGCATTTCACACTACCCGAGAGTGTCTGGGAACAGGAGAGAGAGTTCTTCGCCTCCTTTGGATTCAGCAAGGTCGAAAAGGCTGGACTCCAGTATCGGTTGTTCGAGGAGGAACTATTCTGTCGTACGCCGTACTCAGTTGTTTGGGATGCCGTCCTTGAAAAACTTCCGAAACTCGATCATATCTATCAGATTGGGGGATATCAGGTTAAACCCGACGTTGTCTTGAGCCTAAAACCCGTCTATGCACAACTCATTCTTACTGGCCGGAAGACGGTCGAGGTGCGACGGCGATTCAATCGGAAATGGGCCGGAAAACGTGCCGTTCTTTATGCGTCTCGACCACTCGGTGCACTTATTGG is drawn from Candidatus Eisenbacteria bacterium and contains these coding sequences:
- a CDS encoding type IV secretion system DNA-binding domain-containing protein — protein: MTDRRDASPWLKTELRAESFLPTQMELLTAQFYIWEVRGRGWIVHPTPVALEPPFVPFPFHWVPRAGRRIDDGCKPTFLSKIAQQFDQLVHGRQDDSLTYNDENLILEEPELETDEDDSPIVELRLSAPPMLKTPREAVIQFLSSLPVAVHPLTFEIVGLSDVITAQITVREPDARFIEQQLRAYFPDVVVTREVEYLRSWWHEAGEASSIIVDFALSNEFMLPLKTFKGFDIDPLIAVVSALSNLQLGEVGILQIMFQPTRHPWAENVMRSVTDHEGKAFFMDAPEITRAAKDKVAHPLFAAVIRIGIKSSYLDRAWDIARALGGSLRNLANPAGNELIPLTNDGYDSDEHEEDLLRRRTRRSGMLLNSEELVTLVHPPSASVRAEKLKRQDRKTRAAPAIATGDGLLLGTNIHAGRSTEVTLSADQRSKHLYTVGASGTGKSTLLLNLIIQDLRNGEGIAVLDPHGDLIDRIIEQVPDERIDDVILFDPADADFPVGFNILSAHSELERTLLSSDLVSVFRRLSTSWGDQMTSVLGNAILAILESSRGGTLLDLRRFLVEKRFREEFLATVQDPDVVYYWRKEFPLLKGTPQVSILTRLDTFLRPKLVRYMVAQKDDRLDFRGMMDQGKIFLARLSQGAIGEENAFLLGTLLVSKLQQTAMSRQELAEAGRRPFYLYIDEFQNFITPTMEQILSGARKYRLGLILAHQDLRQLASKSPEVLNSVISNPYTRICFRVGDQDARRLEDGFASFDATDLQNLSTGQAICRTERAEFDFSLNTAGLPPIDATSVEARRKAIVEQSRAKYARRRDEVEEILRAAAPENTRDLGVPTGAKKPSETIPEPIVRSTYSETEAAKARKAPNHVPALSLPPTQGRGGRQHKYLQELVKRWAGSRDWRATIEEKTLDGLGSVDVALRKGDRSVACEIAVTTDAEHEIENIQKCLAAGFELILLISSDKKTLSKVRSIVFSEFAEESRDRVHICTPEDAFAFLENIEAETAGSNKTVRGYKVNVKYKAVGEQEKSAKRQAVSRVIAKAFSRLKK
- a CDS encoding DPP IV N-terminal domain-containing protein, with amino-acid sequence MRYSTSPLTEEIWSDGAQVVDRKPKEGGSLEIEVLYRLPADTTLFFALKTSDEVPNWSGISNVVEIRTRLPRLIRVTTSDRDDGSPTWSPDNTRIAYARGSTPEGFGRLNIFVVPSGGGDETWLTGEPWDDSMPSWSPTGERIAFYSGRVSGYNGTNIVNVETRELGHITTDPPADSRIAWSPDGTKIAYSGRDPGNGSGIWVVSAEGGRATRITPDPSNTYGFVLAWSPDGEMIAYSSPGDEEDGDRDIWVIPAAGGQPRRIAYYVGDEVQPTWSPDGKWIAYTRVLGGNYDIWMIAVDGGQAVRLTTDPAQDVQPAWSPDGSRIAFSSNRSGNSNIWTLQVDPLRTDER
- a CDS encoding helix-turn-helix domain-containing protein — protein: MASRSIYSLKEIAQNLGVHPATIVRWIETGKVAVKKKKDSSGHYVFTGADIKKFKAHKNAIHPVA
- a CDS encoding 2'-deoxycytidine 5'-triphosphate deaminase translates to MTTNEHPWRDWIPGVLSKNQVRQLIRCGHLRGVDEDSEAIGNASFDLSLADLGYVCMRGSIKPFGGPYEEPIKRDGLIDRLEPQPDGTYILKAKQTYLFKVAQRLCIPSEAQIYGQATTKSSIGRMDVLARLVIEQMTDYDTYRPLKNGQSFGDMFLEITPITFPVRVRPGLALTQLRLFYDDPQSVEIQSNQLYSNILAADGEEVDGTLSVDLSPITVSGEAVSAFSARPVEPGGDPLPLWQEEDPQHRLDPCKYWQFERLDQQGRLTIKERDFYILRSREHIAVPKGIAVYCRAFDETFGEMRIHYAGFVHPLFGRERADGVRGTPLIFEVRGHDVNVSLRNGEKMARLTFYRMSEDVENADQSYNDQLLQLSNRFAPWPECIKVDPDGSVRPVKEADS
- a CDS encoding toll/interleukin-1 receptor domain-containing protein, producing the protein MKTIIEHGLQSSRTLVFIISATSLRSDWTLMERNTALFRDPANQQRRFVPVLIDDCKHQFPDTLRRFRHIDLRRMTKRNYQELLESCRTAEKRCRD
- a CDS encoding tyrosine-type recombinase/integrase, which codes for MPSPKYTQRLPKYLTQNDIRAFFGVIQDPRDRALFAVIYHYGLRVSEVGLLERDDIDLERGRIVVKRVKGGLWAERPLFSATRALLEVHFSRPGVNGHTALFPGRLDALKKRQIQALFARYRDAACIPRRLTCHSLRHAIATHLLDAGVSLEFVQDHLGHRSIKSTSIYARITDQHRTAIFRELEASPWIVHPGHTAYTG